TATGGTTAAATTCGTTACCTAAATCTCGTAAAATTCTGGCAACAAGGTTTGAATGCTGAAAGctacagctacagaaaaaaaagggaaagtaagCGAGTGGGCAGGGTCAAACAAATGGCTGCCCCCTCACAGCGGTTACTATCACTCATGCCAGATTCCTTCCCGTTAGCTTTCTCAGGAAGATACTCTGTCGTATTTCAGCCCAAGATATACTACATCTCCAtccatgctgcttttcccaCACACTTTATATTTTACCAGATAACAGTGCTAGTTTTGCACTTCTCTCTTGACACATTGCCAACACTGGGAAACTAAAGTTGGGGTCTCAAGTCACCTCAGGTTACCTTTTTacttaatagaaaataaacctgaaagATCAGACCGGCTGACACACTAAAATGAGTGCTTGGGGTGAGAGGAGTCACCAGAGGTGCTCATTCCACTCCATTGATTATAAAGGAAATTCAGGGAGACACTTCAGTCTGGTCAGAACATTAGGACAGGTAACTTCTCTTTCCCACGATCCAGAAACTCCATCCACACCCTCATCTTCAGGCTCAAAATCGTTAAAGCAAACCACAATCACAAAATGCAGGTACAGCAAACACCTAGTTTCTGCAaggcaaatgttttatttgagaAGTTCACATGTACTTTCCAATGtaatacatgtatttttgttAACATTAATAAATACTAGTATGCATGCACTTTGCCATTTTCTCAGACCTGGATCTTCTAGCTATCAGCTACGATTTCAACTGTATTCTAACCGTATTATTCCACTTCTCCACTGTAATAATTGTATTAAGTGTTATAACCACACCGTGACAACTTCCCCTAATTGTAGCCCAAAttcaaaggaagtaaaaaattttaactatttgtattatatttacagagaatgaaatgcattttttaaatcgTATCAATGACAACATCTAACTCTAAACTTTATGAAATCTTTATAGCACAGCCatttaaagttgaaaaaaaagtctaaacaTATTTGAGCATTTTTGAATATAGTATTTTATCTATTAGTCATGACAGCTGTCTGAAGCCTAAATACATAAGTTCAGTAATTCTTATTCAAATCCTCTGATTCACATAAGCATTCATTGGACTGCACTTACATTTACTTTCTTTACCACtttctgccattaaaaaaaacacgGATCTGCTAATGTACTCTAGCTCACATTGTATGCCAGTATCATTGTTGCACAATTTTCTCCCCAAATTCTCATTGCCtatgttttctgtaaaaataaagcagttaggaatattaaaaaacatgatAAAGCCATCTAATTTGACACTGTTCCTTCAATAATACAGCAGTGGCAGAACATATTAGCTTTGCCTACTGtacattattttctaaaattgaAAATACATCAAGCACCAACCAACACAGCAGCAACAGATGCTTTCTTGTCATCAAGACACTAAGCCTCCCTCCCACTTTTTGCTCTCTTTGTAAAAGGGTATTTAAATGTTACTATCATAGCATAACACACTAAAATATCATACTAAAACTAAGATATGCTATTATCAATAAATCActgttttatatcaataaacATACTGCTACTTCTCTCTTATGAGTGAAGTACATCACTCCATCTGTGACAAGTATCATACTAAAACTATGATATGTTATCATCAAACTTGTGTGGTAACAACCCACTTTCTGGCCATACACTTAATTACCAAGGAACTACAGACatccttttttccaaaataccactgtaatttaatttctcatagcaagaaaaaaacaaaagcatgtaagtaaattacattaaattaaaataaatattagaaatgttattaattACATATGCTTGCCAAGTGCAGTCCAAAGGGCCTTGTCTACTCTTTAAATCAAAAagagaatgttttcattttcagattcaTAGAATCTGATTTAAATTTTGGATCAGGACACTTAACatgggaaaggaaagacaacagaaatataaatgggAAAGGGGATggaaacagagacagaaaactaaaacataacaaaaaaaggGAGATGTAAGGAACTAGTTACTACTTCTAGCACCACAATCCCACAACAGTAGGTCTCAGTAATGAACTGCTGatagagcagcagcagaagtggcAGGATGCAAACAGCTTTGGAAACACAGCAGCTATGAAGTGAGACTCTCTACGGAGAGTAAGGTTAGGCTACTGTCATGCTATTTTTCCAACCTAGTGGAGTCTTCCCAAACAATGCAGTCCTCTCCTTCAGCAGGGTATGAATCTGTGCTAGTAAACTAGTATAGAAGTTAAAAATTACACAATCACTCTTAACATTTAGTGAGGCTCAAAAGTATACTAAGCCTTTTACATGTCAGGTGTTTTACCATCAACATTAATTCCTAGTTTTAGTTCCTAATTACTTCTGATAGCCAGGGGCTGTTCATTACTAAGGGACTATGTCAGAATTTCTCAAACCTACCTGGTTACTTCAGAAGCTTTCTCATTACATTTAGGGTAGATCCCCTGTACCCCGTCCCAAAATGGTTCCAGTGGTTTATGTAATTAAAGAGCTGATACAACTTGTTTCGTTTCTCAAATCCTGGAGCTTTGGGTATTTTACTGTGATAGGCAGAGAAAAAAGAGCTGCTAAACCCACCAAACATTCCAGCAATGGCCAGTTCAAATTCTGAATGGCCATAGAAGGAAGCAGGGTCAAAGATAATTGGCCCAGAGTCGTCCTCAGCCACATTTCCTGCCCACAGGTCCCCATGCAGGAGAGCAGGAACAATTTCTACATCACAGAACATTTCAGGAATCTTTAGCTGAAAAAGCATGAACAAACACATAACAATTAAAAGAGTGTtgaggaaaatattaaattaaataaatcactgtAGTATATGACTAAGCTGGTCAAATACTGCCTGTTTTCAGTCCTCATGGAGTGCTTTTGAAGTTGATGGCTACAAGCATAAACCTGAACTGTAAGCCAGTAATAAATGTTCTTGATTGTTCTTGACAAAGCTTACCAAATCATTTAATTCACAGTCTCTTATTAAAATCTAGTATTAATGCATTGTTTCTAGACATGGATAGTGTTGGCTGTCACAAGAAATATAAATTTCATTTaagtgaaaatgtttcattagcAAACATGGCAGCAGTAAACATCTGTACCACTTAACCAGAATTAAGGAACAAATTTGTGATGTAGAGCTTGCAGAAGAATAAATTCCTGGCTGTTTCCTAAGTACTGCCTGGAGTATGACCTGAACCACAGTCTCAGCTGTAAGCCTgggccaattaaaaaaaaaaaattaaaaaaaatctgcctggGCAGCAGAATCTTACCTACTTTGTAACATCAACTTCTTCGATAGGATTTACCATCTTATTGTTATTAGCTGGATTctaagaaatacatttcagtgctgaactacaggtttattttctatttttctattaaaaaactgaaagagCAACATGAATTCTTTTCAGCTGACAATGTTGCTGGACCAGCTGTGAAGCTAGTCCAGTTACTACTGTTCATTAAAAGCTATGTAAATCTCTTATAAAACACTTTTCAAATTCCAGTGATACATATTTTCTAATAttctaaaaatcacatttaagaCATGGTTCATACTTTTAGCTGTGACCAAAGTTCTCTGGCTTCTCTGTCTCCATAATCTTTTTCAATCAAATCCAACTGAGCTTGGAGTCGGTGACGAATGAAGAACGAAGGCCAATCACTCTGCCATTCATTCACCTAGAAAATATGATAGAGAGGTTCGTAATAAACAATTTTAACGTATACACGGTCAGCATTAATAATACATAGGTATCAAGTTAAAATGTTCATTGCTGACACAATGGCCTAGACAACGTTAGTATGACCTACGCACAGTGTTATTAGAGATTTCATTGATTGTTCTTTTGGGATTGATGCTCTCTTCCATGCTTAGTGGGGCTGTCTTTAACATGAGATCTAAGTTGAGGTTCTGGCTGTTTCCATTCATTCAAATTTTCTCAATGTATTTTAGAGGAAGAGCTTCTGTGAGATCATTTCAGTTGTTCCATATTATATTCCAAAAATCTTTGGAAATGCAAAAGCATTCGTTCATTTTTATTGGGTAATGTGTTTCTAATTCAATGAAAAGTTGTACTTGTAGCAAAGAGTTTGAGACATTGAAAGTTCATTCGGTTAAATAGCAGAATGAAATTGTACCATGTGCAGAGCCAGCAAATGACTGATTTTTCTCTGAGAGCCCTTTCCAATGTCTTATGTGATGTGTTACATGATGAGGCTCTCTAAAAGCAGTGGATTTTGCCATTTAAGATCCATATAGTAGGggtttagaaaaacaaaaccaagacatGGTATCTGAAGGGATACTTATTTTATTAAGTATCACCAAGCTAAAGAACCACCACATAATATCAAATTCTTATTCGATTCACTGTGTCTACATGCATTGTAGCAAGCCACACACATTGAATAGTGATCATATTCCCTTCACTGTCAGGTCAGAATGAAACAGTGAAAGCAGAACTGTGATCATAATGAAACAAGCTTTTGTATAAGGAATTTATAGAATCATATGAGTGCACGTTAGCTTTCACAGGCATGGAACATACCTGTGGTATATAACCACAGCAAGTGGCTGTATGGAATCCAAACTTATCCACATACTGAGACTCAGAGTGACCTGCTCCTTTacctaaaaaacaaaaaaaatattgggaGTTTTGAGATCCTTACACAGTAAAGTTTGCAAACACAGAACTAGATTTCAGAGAATAAgcatccaaaataattttaagccCTTATTTCATGGTCACAAGCCTCTCTAAAGATGGAAAGAAGGCTCTTGAACTTGAAAATACTGAATGGAAATGGAGGCACAATTAGTCACAGTTAGTGACTTTTCTTTGGATGAGTTAGACATTCAGGAACAGAGTCCAGATACCAGATTCACAATCTACTGTTCTGACACTTGAACATGTTGTCATTAAACTTTGCTTATTTTTGATTCATAGATTATTTGTGGCCTGCTAATAATTTGGTCTTCACTCAAAAATAATGGATTATAATATGTCCAGCACAAAGTCTCGAATCCAGTCCATCCCTGAAGTCATGGgaaagacacagaaacagaCTGGTGGTTCACATTTTAATACCAACAACTCTAGAAGAATAATTTGTTGTatagcttcctttttttttttctccccatttatGCCTTAATCCACTTTCCAAACAATGATGAAAGGTGTTTTCATTGAAGTCAACAGAAACTGGATCATGACCTTACACTGCTGAATTAGTTATCTCCAAGGAACAGCAAGTGTTGTATATTTTGCTACATATTTGAGTTAAAAAATGTAATCCCCAACATCTTTAAAGGGGAACTTAATTATGTGTTTACTATCTGGGACCATATTCTGTAATAAGCTAATTGTCTAAACcaacagtaaacaaaaaaagaggttGTCTGTATGGTCAAGAACATTTTAGGAGATTGATGGTAGATGAGGCTGAAAggtttattaaactgtccttatcttgacccacgagccttttgttatattttctcccccctgtccagctgagaagggggagtgatagagcggctttggtgggcatctggcatccagccagggtcaacccaccacaaactGACACTGAAAAAGACAACTAGTCCAAATTTTCAGTTTGACTTATGAAATGTTGAAAGCTCTAACTATCAAATATTAGCACTATTTCTTACTAAAATTCAGTATCTGCATAATACTATACAACAAAGTatgtacaaaatgaaaaattaaaaataaattaatttagttttgtcAAGGTTAAAATGATATGTTTAGAAATTATAATAGTAATTACAGCTCCTGTGTATATCACATACATTTTACAAGTGTGGCATAGGGACAGGAGGGACATATCTCATGAAACAGTGTCCCAGTATTGAATTTACTTATCATTAAAATTATAATGCAATATTGTACCACAGCCAAATGAATTACTTCATTTTTGGTTTAGTACATGATATCAATACTCTACCAATTGTGTTTCCCTCCTTTCTCAATTTCTCTCCAAGTTTCTGGTTATAAAGATGAAGATCTGCTATCTGCTCTCCAAGCTTTGAAGAATATCTGTAGGATCAAAAAACAAAACGAAACTGAAACAAGAGAAGTGAATGAAAtattacagggaaaaaagaatctCAATTAAATATGACCAAGTATATTTTTGGCAAATATAGAACCTTAATCAACTTCTCAATTATGTAACAGGGAGCAAATGACTAGACAACAACTCTGAAGAAATGGGTTGTAACAGATAATAAAAAGAACGTAAGTCAATGCTCTTGCAAGAAAGGTAAACAGAACACAAGGTTGTATAAACAGGAGCACAGAGTGCAGAAGGATCAAGCAATCCTCCTTATCAGCTCCACATTAGTAAGCAGAGAATAGAACATGGTATCTACTTTTGGGCCTCATACTTCGAGATCAGCTGAACAGCAATAAGAATAGTAAGTCTAAAAAGAAGCCATAGGCAAGGATTGAGTTGAGATTGCTTAATGCAGAAGACAGACAACtgaaaagcagttaaaatattGCAGATATCTGAACAGGAACTGCAAGGATGGAAACTAATTTCTTCTCCATGTCCAGAATGGGTAGGAAATAATGGGTTTAAAATTGCAGCCAATAGGACTGAGGTTAGACattagaaaaatctttcctaGGAACAGTCGGATGGATTGGAATAGACTGTTTGGGGAGGCTGTGGAATTGTCATTATTCTCCCAATAAAAATAGATAGGTTTGACAAACTGCCAGAAGAGCCACAGGCATTACTGTGTTCCCATAGAGGCCCGAAATGAAGCAGTTAACTCCTGAAAGCCTATGTTCAGGAGACTATGACTCCTGAATTCCACATTTAGGTTGGTTGATGGATGAAATGGAACTTAATGTTATCCATCTAGTTAACCATTTAGTTCTTCCTCATCCTAGTGCCTTTGACCTTGTTGATTGACTTCAATCATACTTGAAGATTATATTTAGAGAATCAGAGGTTTCAAAGACATAAGAAGCCTAcaagtttaaagaaaactgacaggctgggaaaggaaactcaaatgaaaaaatgtcatGAGGGAAAGACGGGCTAAACTCAGCCATTATCACATTCACTTTAGTAGCATCTCAGCACATGTGGACCAGCATACAAAGCTCTAGGCTAGCAATAGCATGCTATTTCTATTGCAGGTAGAGGGtcagagaagagcaaaataTGCTGAAGgagtgtatacacacacatatgtagatacatatatgtatttttttaatatgtacacATACAAACAAACATGGATCTTGACAGATACAAGCTCTATCTCTGAGAGAATAGAGAGGTTCTTCTCAAAGTTTTCTGACTGACTGTAAGATAAGAAAATATGCCTCAAAACATagtaaaaagaagaagagatgTACAGACATACTTGTTGAGGTGCTTCATCTTTAGGTACTCCATGACAAACATTGCTCCTCCTCCAGGTAGGTCAATTATTTTAATGGGCTGAGGCACTCTCACAATATTGGTTTTCTGAATAGCTTCCAAACTTGCCATTTCCCCTACAAACATTTTTCTAGCCTGTCAAGGAATAAGAATATCCTTAGGCTAAACTATGGATGTCTGCAACaagtactttggaaaaaaacagcctTGTTTGCAAAGTTACAAGGAGTTAATTCATCTTGATAAAAGAATGTAGCTGCAGCAAGGTTTCAGTCCACACAGGGAGACTCGAGTACCTTAAttccaacttctttttttcccaaattcatTCCAGGGTAGTAGGATACGTCACATTTCACCATGATTTCCAGCTGCTTAAGGAGATACCAAACTACACAGCTGTAACAATGAGGATAATACCCAAGACCTCCTCCTTCAAAATCACAGAAGACCACTACTAAATGAAGTAAAAGATTGAATCCTTAAActggttttcctttccatgcAGGTCAATGGCCACCAGATGGAGACGACAGTAAATATGAAGCCTGTATTCTGCATTTTTGAAGTAAAGATGCTGATCTTCACAGCAGTTTTAGGATGTGTTTGATATTGATAAACCAAATTTCTGATGCACTGTGGTGTTACAAAAAGCAATTGAGTATTCATTTAGTAATAGAAAAGTCAAGAGCTTGGCCTGAAAAATTGCAAGAATCTTACTCCCAGAAATACAAAAAGCCATGGGGAAGTTTGAAACCTctgtagctttaaaaataatacatgagTTTTAGCACTGGCACCctgtttcctccctccctccctcccactaTTCTATCCTCCCAACTGAAACATGAAAAGGAATGCAGTGAATGCAAATTCAGCTTTAGGCTTTTCCAAACTCTGAGTACTACAATAACAGCTCTGTACTTAACCCCCTTTTTACATATTGTaatgccaattcctgttgagGGTTATCACATTGCATTACACCTCATTTTGCATGAGCCAAACCTCCTACATTAATACTTGATATAAAATAGACTacaccttttaaaagaaaactgaaaggaaaactcCATTAGAAGTCAGCCTGAAAACGCAGAACTCTAAATTATTAACAATTgggtgcttttaaaataaaaagctttctaCATGCAATAATATTAGTAGATAAATATCTGCTAGCATTAACCTGAGGTTTGTGGTTGATTTTAACAAACACTCGTCCACTGTCTGTTTCATAACCTTGGCTTTGGCTAATGTATCCTCCTCCCGAGCTTCCAAACGCCTTCAGAACGGAAGTTTTCAATTctgttttcaggattttttccaTGGTAATTTCCAGGCTGCTGCAACTGCTTTCAGCTAAATCCACTGCACAACAAGATTAAAGGTTTGGGTCCTTCTTTCACTGTCACTGTGCTATGAGTTAAAGGGCCAcccaccaaataaaaaaaaaagaaaaatagcagccaaaaaaaaaaaaggcaaacccagagatgtttcaaaatgctttgtttccCATATGCTTTTGTAGctatacatgaaaaaaaaaatcttcagaaatatttgctaGAATAAAATTGAGAGGTGTGTCCTGGGTCCTCTCTCAACTGTGCTGAGAGCTGCTGGTATTTGTAGTTTGGACCCGTTTTTCTTTCCTAAGCTCTGCGACCGCATTTTAGAAGCGGTCATTTTTAAACCAATCCACTAGAGGGAGTCTAAGTGCAACAATACAAATTGCGCACATGAGTTGTATTGTCGTTATTTACGATACGAAAAACAATATTGCAGTCCACAAGGATGAAATTAAATCATGCTGCTGACCATAAGTCAGCCACCAGAAATATGTGGAAAGGttagtgggttttttctctgtttgtagTTGCTTTGTGTGGACTGGAATTCTGTTGTCTTCACTGAGACCTTTAGAACGCTTTCCCTTCTTGGGACATAATTGGATTTAT
This region of Buteo buteo chromosome 13, bButBut1.hap1.1, whole genome shotgun sequence genomic DNA includes:
- the LOC142038926 gene encoding fructosamine-3-kinase-like isoform X2 — protein: MVKCDVSYYPGMNLGKKEVGIKARKMFVGEMASLEAIQKTNIVRVPQPIKIIDLPGGGAMFVMEYLKMKHLNKYSSKLGEQIADLHLYNQKLGEKLRKEGNTIGKGAGHSESQYVDKFGFHTATCCGYIPQVNEWQSDWPSFFIRHRLQAQLDLIEKDYGDREARELWSQLKLKIPEMFCDVEIVPALLHGDLWAGNVAEDDSGPIIFDPASFYGHSEFELAIAGMFGGFSSSFFSAYHSKIPKAPGFEKRNKLYQLFNYINHWNHFGTGYRGSTLNVMRKLLK
- the LOC142038926 gene encoding fructosamine-3-kinase-like isoform X1; translation: MEKGMNSSLLKAGCWWTLKEKLLQFYKARKMFVGEMASLEAIQKTNIVRVPQPIKIIDLPGGGAMFVMEYLKMKHLNKYSSKLGEQIADLHLYNQKLGEKLRKEGNTIGKGAGHSESQYVDKFGFHTATCCGYIPQVNEWQSDWPSFFIRHRLQAQLDLIEKDYGDREARELWSQLKLKIPEMFCDVEIVPALLHGDLWAGNVAEDDSGPIIFDPASFYGHSEFELAIAGMFGGFSSSFFSAYHSKIPKAPGFEKRNKLYQLFNYINHWNHFGTGYRGSTLNVMRKLLK
- the LOC142038926 gene encoding fructosamine-3-kinase-like isoform X3, producing MEKILKTELKTSVLKAFGSSGGGYISQSQGYETDSGRVFVKINHKPQARKMFVGEMASLEAIQKTNIVRVPQPIKIIDLPGGGAMFVMEYLKMKHLNKYSSKLGEQIADLHLYNQKLGEKLRKEGNTIGKGAGHSESQYVDKFGFHTATCCGYIPQVNEWQSDWPSFFIRHRLQAQLDLIEKDYGDREARELWSQLKLKIPEMFCDVEIVPALLHGDLWAGNVAEDDSGPIIFDPASFYGHSEFELAIAGMFGGFSSSFFSAYHSKIPKAPGFEKRNKLYQLFNYINHWNHFGTGYRGSTLNVMRKLLK